GTTGGTCAAATCAGATTAGAGAAACTTACTCGACGAAAAGTTGCTATTAAAGAGATGGGAACCCATCCTTCAGTATCCATATTTGATTTCAAAAACTCGTCCTTAACCAAGTTATCATCACTGAAACCAATAAAAATTGTACAATGTCGGTCAAGAAAGTAGGTCGACCAGGAAATCAGTAATCGCTTGATTAAGGATATTATAAGTCCACTGAAAAACCTGAAATAATATTCTATCTGACGGACAATGTGACTGGGAAGAGAAGGGTCTGAAACAGGCATAAACATTGGAGTGGAtggtggaggaggaaaaaatgGCCCACCACTATATGGTTCCACAGGCAAAGCAGGAATATAGAATTGAGGAGATATATCTGAAACGAAGAGCCACATTAGTCAAGAAACCACATGATAAGACCAAAATTTCAACATAAGGCTCTGCTTACCGGGAAAACTCATAGGTACAAGAGGTCTCACAGGCGGTGGAccaacaaattgaggggaggTAGGTGGCGGAGGTGAAGACCGCACAAAGCCTCTAGGATTTGCTCTATGAGCGTGCACATTAACATCTCTAGCACCTGAGAAATTTCCACGGTCCCTATCGCGCCTGGTACCATTATTATTACTGTTACGAGGTGAACCGTCTCCACGATGATGAGGCCCAGAATTCCCCCTCCGAGAAGAATTACGATGATCGGTCATAACATGTGGCGGAGACACAAAACCTCTCACTGGTCTTCCGTCCCAGTTATTGCCCTTGTACGTGGGATCTCTTACAGCCGCATTGGCCATCTGTGGTATAAAATTTCCATAAGGGTTTGAAGCGATTTGGAATATTGGAAACTGCGGTAatggcggaggtggaggcggtgGTATGGGACGGTGAGCAAAACCACCCTGCCCATATGCATTGGGAAAGTTGCTGTTCCCACCCCCACCACGCCTGTTAATTTTTTGGCGAGCTGTCGGTGAATTATTTGACGTTGAGTTAGCATTCAGGCTGTTGGAGGCAGCTTGCTTCTGTGGTGAATGCATCACCGGAGGTCCCTTTTCCATATGAAAGACATGCAATGAGTTATGTTCACGAATCAGTTCTATATAGTATAGTATACAGTCAGGAGGCAACCGATGACAGAAGTCGAATTCTGAGGAATCAAATGAGGGTTCATCTCGTACTCATTACAGAGACATAGAATATCTAATCTTATCCGTTTTCCATAATCGACAAGCTCAGCTAGACAGCACACGAGAATTCGACATCTAAATCATAAGCAGCGAAATGCTATTCATCCTTTCCGTACCACAAGATTTTCAGCGACACAGATGACAAACAAGATAAAGCAATCGCTACAACAAAGACTGACGGGCAAGCTAACTAACCGAGGGAATTTCCACGCGAGCCTGCGAAATGGAGACGGACTCTACAGGCACGGCTTTGGAAGACGAAGCGTCTACACTCGGCGATTTGGGAGAAGCCCTCGCCGACTCCGACAACGCCGGCCAGGACACCGCATCTCCCATCACAGGGCCCGCGTCGACGGCCTCGCTCGACGGCTTGTTCCACGCTGGCTTCCTCGGCTGGACCGAGACGACATTGCCCCCGCTCCAGTCGAGGCTCTCCTCCGAGCCGCCCTCGGGCTGCGGCGCCGGCCTCCGCGGGGACCCCGGCGcccgctccgcctccgcctccgcctccgccgccgacCGCAAGGGGGCGGCGAGGGGCACGGCGACGTCGCCTCCGCCTCGAGGCGGGAGGCCTGGGACCGAGGCGAGGGGAGGTTCTTGCGGCGCGATCGGGGGCTGCCGGCGGGGGGGTCGGAGCCGCGGGGGAAGTGGTGGCTGGAGGGAGGATCGGCGGAGGCGGCCATTCTCCGGGGGGCTAAGGGGCGGCGATCGGTGGGCCGGGTCGGTGCAGGAGAATCGGAGCCGGCGGGGCGCGGCGGCGATGACGATCAGGGGGAAATGGAGATCATCGTGGGAGAGCAATcggctcgagctcgagcccaAGGCCCAACAAGCTCTAGAGGGGATTAGGGTTTTCCGCGGCGGCTCCCGCGTGGCGGGGGAAGGGAGAGCTGGATCTCGGCGGCGCGTCAGGAGCGAGAGAagagcgcggcggcggcggcggcggcggcggcggcggcgaacgcGAACCCCGACCCCCGTGGCAAAAGCTCAAAAGCCTGGTGCCCCCCTCCTCCCTCggcgctctctctctttctctctctctctctctctctctcccgtctGCCTGCTGCGCGTGTCGCCTGTGTttcttagggttttttttttttttaatctttttttcgcTTTTCCATTTTCGTAATTATCGCTAGTATATGTTAAAACTAATTAACTCCGGCTTTGCCTTGCCGGTCTAGACGGGGGGAGCTTTTGACCTTTGAATCCTGTTCGTGCTTCTTCCAGGTGTAATTCAATATTAAAAGTTAATCTATAACAGTATCTTATGACTTACACGACTTTACGTAATTGAATACTCTTTAGGCTCTGTTTAATTTGACCGACGAAGTAACCGTTCTCCTTCTTCGATGGTCGATGCATGATTACTAGACGACAAAGTATCCATTACATCGTCGAAAACCCCGCAACGGGCTCCTAAAAGCTTCGGCAGTTCGTCGTGTCAATGGTGAGAGACCGGCACCTTCTGTCGTGGGTGATAGCGTAGGGCGTCGACGCATCCATCTTCTTGCGTGCCTTCTTGAATTCCACCATGTTCTTATGTCTACAGGGAATTTCTCAACTTACCCTCTTTACATCACGTAGAGGACCTCTGACACTTCATGCTTGAGTGGGAGTCAATTTAACAAGTTGAACCCGCTCACAAATGGTGGCCACAGAACTGTAAAATTGACGGAAACTATCTTGCATGTACGAGTTAATGTGGTGACACCTTTGCTGCACAGAAAAAGACATTCTATTGCAAATGAGATTAAGTTGTTGGACTAAGCTCTAGAACAGGACGATGTTCATGCTCGTATTTACTAAGGTGATGCTAGAGATTTTGTTGGAGATATTTGATAGCTCTCATCGTTTCAATGGTTAGAATTCGAGAATCGTGTGAAACTATTGATCTCATATGTGTAAGACTTTAGTGACATAATTCCCATTGCTCATCCACCGTTGGGTCGATGAGGTGACAACACCAACACATGTAATTTGTAGGGTTGGTCCATAAATGAAAAAGTCAATGAGACTCGAAAGTTACCTATTGACAGCAAATGCACCAACATTGACCTTCCCCTTTTTGTATAGTGACTTGCAATTTCTGGTATTTGGTGACCACCGAATGGCCTAAATTGAGGTTGTAGTGGCCTAAATTCATGCAAGAGACCAAGGGGGATATTCGATGAAGACAAAAAGTTGCTCGACAACAATACAATAAAAACGTAAACTCTCGCTGATTTCTCTCCTCATCATACTTGAACAGGCTTAtggtgtcacgccccaatcctcgagTGTGCGTTCATCCCTCACCTGGTTGAATAATAGCGACATCTTAGGACacatcaccgaccctttcattttaatacgcatgcggaagtatataaaataatccccagacaacaattcaatgagatagaaaagcaggaccacATTTCCTTGTAAACCACAACAACCCTTTATACATATTAGATTAGTTTATATACATTACTCGCCGATATTTACAAGGTTTATCAAAAATGTTGATTCACAAAACTAGTTGTTCAAGGACCAACTATTCAAATTTGATTGCTGTACCTTCAGAGTCCACGGGATTCGGGCGAAACGACGGGTCCTCCACTTCGCTATCAAGTAGGTCTGCTGGACTCCTCTTGGGCAACATCAATCACCTCAGCAGGAATATCAAAGCCTCTAAGGGAACCTAACCTAAGACCGTAAGGAGTGATGTGAAACCAAGCCTCGAATCGATCAAGTACCTCCCAATGTGGGGCCACTTCAACCCAGACTGTGGTCACAACCAACTCAAAAGTCCAATTAATTCTGGGATCAGGGAAAATAGAGACTTGCTTGGTTATTCTCACAGGATGACCAAGATTCCTAGGGGAAGTCACCATTTTGCAAACCTGAAaatagttatacaataaccagtgagataacATCTCAGTAAGTTTTACCTCATAAAACCCGATTAGAAAGCCAATACACTCTAAAGGCTGCCTAAGTACAATACGAGTTATATGACTTACTTTGGCCTTAATTCCATCCTACAAATCAACGTTATTTACAGATGCCTCATAACACATCAGTCAATCAATTCGCAATATctaatcaaatcattgatcaattgacctagtcaattacatatCAATCAGATCATGTCCTGGTTATTTTAATCCGTACTATGCATTTTCTAAGATGATGTATCTAGTCACCGAGtcatgtgcattctccaaggtgatgtaCTCGTCAtcaagccacgtgcattctccaagacgacattcttaatcaccgagccacatgcattctcctaGGTGATGTACCAATTCAATAAGTCAAGTGTattctccaaggtgatataCTTATTCATTGAGCCACGTAATACAACATTCTTTTTCACTACTTTATACAGCCCATCAAAACACTGTTGGCGTTGTAGTCCGACACCCGatcaatttccaatcaattactaaaattgattaatttaggaataaaatcctaaaaaacacaattcaatcaattcggcacaaattaacactcaaataaataaacagactgcaccacaataatcaacataaaatttcggtcgttgGCTATCGCGgactaatttccgaaaaataattaataaattaaattattacataaattattaaataaatgtaataaatccaatttaggcccataataCCTAATTGGACATTAaaacggacccggaaaatttccgagattcgttcaataaataatagagcgTATCTACTAGTTAACTACACTAACCAATTGCCTAATATGCATtgataatgcattaatttaattaCGCAACTCTAATCTAtctacctaattgcacttaattaaatttaaacaatCCCCAAGCATAATTAGCCTACTAAGTGAGGATTAATGAGCAAAAATCACTTGTTTGGCAAGCGGGTCGATGTAAACTGACGGGAACGTCGCGGGAAACAACTTCTTTCAAAGCGGGCCTGCCAAATGGGACCAGGACAGGCTCGAAAATGGGCCACTATACCCACAAACCCTTGCTGCTTTGGCCACTGATCAAGGTTGAATGAGCTACCACGGGGACTGATTTGGGCACGACTCGAGCTAAGTTCGGTGGTTGCGGGTCGGAGTACGGGCCGAGGCAACGGCCGTGAATTGGGACAAATTGAAGCCGCGGGACTTGTTGGAAATTGGCCACCAGAACGCTGCAGACGGGCTGCAACAGTGGGCCTCGAGGACGGCTCGATGTGGACGGACGAAAGGGTGACTTCGCTGCAGCAGAGACGGGCCCAATTGAGAAGCGGTGAACAAACCGCACGGGGGTTGATGCGTTGGTGACGTTGGCGAAGGAAAATGGACGCAAGTAGGGGTGTCGGTGGGGTAGGTCACGTAAGGGAAATGGACAGCAATCCAGGAACAGAAAGAGGAGAAGACCGTCGTCTTCGTGGAGCAGCAAAACCAGTCAAAGGCACGTGCAGGAAAAGACGAATaaagggaagagggagagggcgaGTGATGAACGTCAGccaaagcaaaaaaaatgaaagtaaacGTTAAAGGTTAAGGGGGAATTGCGGGGCAGCTGGCCGCACGAACGGATGAggaggggagaggagaagaGATGCGCGGCAAGGGGAGGGAAAACATGGGCGTCGAGCAGCCcatcgtgagagagagagaaagggaattGACCAAAAGTCAATAAAAGAATAAGGGGGAGACCAGCCGTAAGGGGGGTGTATGCGCGCAATTGGTGGGGTAAttagagggaaaaaggaaagaaattaaaagaaacataaaacaCCAATGCAAATTCGCTCAACTTCACAACTTTGCCAATTGGTCATATTAAggtcaatttcttcatcatcttGTACATTTGAAGTCCAATTGAAGACTAAGATAAGACGGTCCCTCTATCTCACGAATTTTCCTTCAAATCCTAGTTCTATTTCACTTTTCTCGAGGtccaattttttgaacaaacCTCTCCAATTGAGGTCCGATTTATTGCAGAAAAAAAAGCTCATGAAATATCCTACCTCTAATCCACACACACTAGAAGCCAAAAATCCCTTCTAATTGGCCAATCCGAACTTCCATTCATTTTCCAAATCGCTCGATTTGATTTCCCGTAAAAATCCTGAACTTGCCAGAAATTCCTCAAAAGGTGGGTTGACGTTcttaaaatgacttgtgacacaacagaacttttaatttctgaaatcgaattcaaattcgtgattaatttcaatcaaatGCGGTTTTAGCATAATCTAgcctactaggtagcttttaggaatttttggtgaaattgaccccgtggtcaattttctttgaaccacatgtacctcttcgacacattgacgactcttgatggtcgtgaaaatcttgagatttcaaatacagatACAGGGtactcaaaatgaaaaaaaaatcggtctagtgtcgattgacgataattttgcaatcaggtgaaattacccacactttgatcactaTCTTAGTCGAATCAACATATTTCCGGTcttcgatcgatttttaattgtgccataatgatccttgcagattagcacggttgagtagttgattcctagttgaattctcaagtttattgcatttaaaatcccttaatggctttaCCTGATAAGTTAGTTATTTCATGAGTGGCAATCtcaaagaaaaacactatagtcgcgtcgacgaaaagcccaacttatccaatcgaaatcataATCTAAATTTAGGATGTAACATGTGGCATATAGCATTGTACTTGCAAAGCCTCTTCTAACTTGAGACATCTCTACATCATATCTTGCTCAATCTTTTGAAGTTGCCATCCCAGTTGACAAATTGCCGAATAATAGGTTGCCACATTCTTTGTGAACGCCCTCTTGACACCATAAGCATCGATCTCAAGTTGGGACGTTATCAGACATTCTTCTTCACCTAGCCATTGTTAAAGTTGTTTGATGGTTTttgttgaaataattaaatattaaatcacgcattcatttaatagtttaagattttagaatagttggtagTAATCCCACAAATCTCACATAATATTAGAGTTAGAAATTCTAAGTTCGAATTTTTATAGGCcttatttgcctccccaattaaatttctaCCCTTAATACTAGgcaaaaaaaatcagattaagCATGAGAGGGAGCATTAAAGTAACTAAAGATTAAATAATTAACAATGATCTTAtaaaatctcacaattttctCTGAATGCACAGGTTTATTCCAGGAAGGCTCTCAGGGGGATTAGCTTGCGGCATTCACCTCAGTAATTCGGCAGCTTGCGCTAACAAAGGCCAAATAGACACACTCTTCCTAAAGACTAATAGAGAATTGGAATCCTTTCACTGCTTACTTGATGAAGTGACATCCAAGAAAGAGATGCACGCCTACCAAAGGCTAAAACGACTGATTATAGCCTATACAAAGCATCGGAACCATTATGTTTtatgtcaaaattcaaaattttaaaaggaaaaatgataaagcacgtcaaaaggtaagaaaaaatCGACTCCTCATTGCAAGATTAGATCTTAAAATCTTTATACGAGCCACACTCAAATACCATGACATCGGATAGATTTAAAACatcattaattaataataatctAAAGTTTCGTTTGTTTTGCAGAACATGAATGATTTTAGagaatattttcctaaaaatgatcttttgtatcttttgtaattattagttaatggaaaatttcCTCATTATTGGTAACAATTTATGTAACTATTTTTCGTGTaagatgaatatattttttgcTCATTCCATATTTGTAAATgctataagtaattatttttaggaaatatttttcaattcattcatcTTCTATGATTTCGCGGAAATGAAtgattcagaaaatatttttcaaaaatgattacttgtattacttgaaataattaatcaattaaaaatattttcattatcgatggAAATTCATGTCGAAAtacttttgtggatgatgaaaatatgcttaatttattcattttttttattaatgatacaaacgatcatttttttaatctctaTGACTGACCTACTTGttatagtaattaaatattaaaccacgcaTTCGTTTAacaacttaaacttttttttttattaatcatacAAACTTTTAGAGCTGGAGGtccccaattaaatttctaCGCTTAGTACTAGGTAAAATACCAGATAAAACGTGAGGAAGAGTGTTGtggtaattaaatattaaactacgCATTTATCTAACAGTTTTAGCTTTTTAAACAATTGATTGTGGTTtcataaaatcttaaactaCTCAACAACTCATCAAAGTTTGTCACATCACTTAAAATACCAATTGAGGAATTTGGCAAATTAATTTCCCTATGTGGTCGCTAATTTTCATTTGGTCATAGCACGAAGCGCAAATCAACTGGTCAAAAAGGAGACGTTCTTGCATTTATTCAAAACCTTAGTTCAGCCAAAGGACATTTTCAATACTGGGAAAATGTCAGTCGCTATCTCTCCTGTCGATTCTCTTGTTTCCATTTGTACCTAACCAAACGTTTATCATGTGTTTGTGTCGCATACCTAACGAGATACACTTGAACCAATAGTAAAACCTCATGGGTAATGTACTTTCACGACAAGACAAAAGTAGTAAAACCGTTTTCGTCGGATGCTGTCCAAGCGTGACCGTCCCTCGGTCCGAGCTGGGAATTTGAGCGTTGAGGTCGTATCATCTCGGtccgatttttctttcttaaagtaATCGAGCGACACGACCGTAAGCAGCCGACTGCCTGGATGAGAATCGGTAAAGCAACTCCGCTCCCTGCTTTTTAACTCGTCTCAACTTTTGAAATGGATTCTGAGCTTTCGAATCACCACGATTTGTCTTCTTTCCCAGGCATCGACCCTACTGTGCAACTTCCTGGAAGGGGCCTTCTGCTTTCTCCATGAACTGCAGCTTCCCTGAAGTGGTCTTCCACTTTATCGATGGTTTTGCCTTTAAATTCAGATTTTTGCCACTTGACACTTCGACAACATAATATCGAATCGCACGTTATCAAATAATCAGCTGTTCAACGGCAttggttaataaaaaaaaaaagttaactgATTGAAAATTCAACCTCAAATGACGATAACATTCGATGTATTGTTATACTTCAGAAACCTTTTCTCGACTCACTCTGGTGCGTATGCCCAATGGTTTGGCTCTTGTACTTAGTTTGCAGCCTGCAAATTGGTGGAGCGGGAGCCAATTGTGATCTGTTTGagcttggattttttttagcTCGAATAGCATTCGTGAATCGATGCGGACTAGGTCAGGATACCGTTGGGGAGGCCAAGGGGTGATGGTA
The window above is part of the Eucalyptus grandis isolate ANBG69807.140 chromosome 6, ASM1654582v1, whole genome shotgun sequence genome. Proteins encoded here:
- the LOC104448859 gene encoding la-related protein 1B, which encodes MGDAVSWPALSESARASPKSPSVDASSSKAVPVESVSISQARVEIPSGPPVMHSPQKQAASNSLNANSTSNNSPTARQKINRRGGGGNSNFPNAYGQGGFAHRPIPPPPPPPLPQFPIFQIASNPYGNFIPQMANAAVRDPTYKGNNWDGRPVRGFVSPPHVMTDHRNSSRRGNSGPHHRGDGSPRNSNNNGTRRDRDRGNFSGARDVNVHAHRANPRGFVRSSPPPPTSPQFVGPPPVRPLVPMSFPDISPQFYIPALPVEPYSGGPFFPPPPSTPMFMPVSDPSLPSHIVRQIEYYFSDDNLVKDEFLKSNMDTEGWVPISLIATFRRVTNLTNSIQLILESLRDSTVVEVQDNKVRRQNEWAKWIYRGSPASRSLSDEELAASFEKMTAQEIPANQNDTTGEADVHRDAVPRYSPKSTDQAQHPDTVGTDC